From the Zonotrichia albicollis isolate bZonAlb1 chromosome Z, bZonAlb1.hap1, whole genome shotgun sequence genome, one window contains:
- the F2R gene encoding proteinase-activated receptor 1 isoform X2 has product MRPRALLCALALLCCPPARPGFPNNSSTPHIIRSFSIRLSSDPVDDLIPVDGDTENDLEVGSGATNQTASILPERRMISVQTARYLTSPWLTRFVPSVYTVVLVLSLPLNITAILVFLKKMKIEKPAVIYMLNLALADVLFVSVLPFKIVYHFSGNDWVFGPQMCRFITAAFFCNMYCSIMLMTTISVDRFLAVVYPMQSLGWRTLPRASLVCFIIWLVAITGVIPFLLREQTMEIPRLNITTCHDVLRESELRGYYVHFFSIFSSVFFIVPFIISTVCYVCIIRCLSSSTIVAKQNKKTRALLLCVAVFSVFVICFGPTNVLLLIHYIHFSYDNSLEYIYFAYLLCVSISSISCCIDPFIYYYASSQYQRQFFSLFNCKKTFDPNISNSSGQLMSTTSTRRATLTTNVSNSVYRKLLAMH; this is encoded by the exons ATGCGGCCCCGGGCGCTGCTGTGCGCCCTGGCGCTGCTGTGCTGCCCGCCGGCCCGGCCAG GCTTTCCAAATAACAGCAGCACACCACACATCATCAGAAGCTTTTCCATCCGTCTTTCTTCCGATCCAGTGGATGATCTTATTCCTGTTGATGGTGATACAGAAAATGACTTGGAAGTTGGATCAGGAGCCACCAATCAGACTGCATCAATCCTACCTGAACGACGAATGATATCAGTTCAAACGGCAAGATACCTCACCAGTCCGTGGCTGACTCGTTTTGTTCCTTCAGTTTACACCGTAGTGCTTGTGCTGAGTCTCCCTCTGAACATTACAGCGATACTCGTGTttctgaaaaagatgaaaatCGAAAAGCCAGCTGTAATATACATGCTGAATTTGGCCCTTGCAGATGTTCTCTTTGTAAGTGTGCTTCCATTTAAGATTGTTTATCACTTTTCTGGAAATGACTGGGTTTTTGGGCCTCAGATGTGCCGTTTCATCACTGCTGCCTTCTTCTGCAACATGTACTGCTCAATAATGCTTATGACGACCATAAGCGTCGATCGCTTCCTAGCCGTGGTGTACCCCATGCAGTCCCTGGGGTGGCGTACACTGCCTCGTGCCTCACTGGTTTGTTTCATCATATGGCTTGTAGCAATAACCGGGGTTATACCTTTTCTCCTGCGAGAGCAAACAATGGAAATACCCAGGTTAAATATAACGACGTGCCACGATGTGCTGAGAGAATCCGAACTTCGCGGCTATTACGTCCACTTCTTCTCTATCTTCTCTTCTGTGTTTTTCATAGTGCCATTTATAATTTCTACTGTCTGTTATGTGTGTATAATTCGCTGTCTTAGTTCTTCCACCATTGTTGCAAAGCAAAATAAGAAGACACGTGCCTTGCTCTTGTGTGTggctgttttttctgtttttgttaTTTGCTTTGGACCAACAAATGTTCTCCTCTTAATTCATTACATCCATTTTTCGTATGACAACAGCTTAGAGTATATCTACTTTGCCTATCTACTCTGTGTTTCTATCAGCAGCATTAGCTGCTGCATTGACCCCTTTATTTACTACTATGCTTCTTCTCAGTATCAGAGACAATTTTTCAGTCTCTTCAATTGTAAAAAGACTTTTGATCCTAACATTAGTAACAGCAGTGGCCAGTTGATGTCTACCACTAGTACTAGAAGGGCTACATTGACTACTAATGTGAGTAACAGTGTCTACAGGAAATTACTAGCAATGCATTGA
- the F2R gene encoding proteinase-activated receptor 1 isoform X1, whose product MTLISWLVTFKKQRRPVMTAMKACCRRLCCRGFPNNSSTPHIIRSFSIRLSSDPVDDLIPVDGDTENDLEVGSGATNQTASILPERRMISVQTARYLTSPWLTRFVPSVYTVVLVLSLPLNITAILVFLKKMKIEKPAVIYMLNLALADVLFVSVLPFKIVYHFSGNDWVFGPQMCRFITAAFFCNMYCSIMLMTTISVDRFLAVVYPMQSLGWRTLPRASLVCFIIWLVAITGVIPFLLREQTMEIPRLNITTCHDVLRESELRGYYVHFFSIFSSVFFIVPFIISTVCYVCIIRCLSSSTIVAKQNKKTRALLLCVAVFSVFVICFGPTNVLLLIHYIHFSYDNSLEYIYFAYLLCVSISSISCCIDPFIYYYASSQYQRQFFSLFNCKKTFDPNISNSSGQLMSTTSTRRATLTTNVSNSVYRKLLAMH is encoded by the exons ATGACACTGATTTCCTGGCTTGTTACATTCAAAAAACAGAGACGGCCTGTCATGACAGCTATGAAAGCATGCTGCAGGAGACTTTGCTGTAGAG GCTTTCCAAATAACAGCAGCACACCACACATCATCAGAAGCTTTTCCATCCGTCTTTCTTCCGATCCAGTGGATGATCTTATTCCTGTTGATGGTGATACAGAAAATGACTTGGAAGTTGGATCAGGAGCCACCAATCAGACTGCATCAATCCTACCTGAACGACGAATGATATCAGTTCAAACGGCAAGATACCTCACCAGTCCGTGGCTGACTCGTTTTGTTCCTTCAGTTTACACCGTAGTGCTTGTGCTGAGTCTCCCTCTGAACATTACAGCGATACTCGTGTttctgaaaaagatgaaaatCGAAAAGCCAGCTGTAATATACATGCTGAATTTGGCCCTTGCAGATGTTCTCTTTGTAAGTGTGCTTCCATTTAAGATTGTTTATCACTTTTCTGGAAATGACTGGGTTTTTGGGCCTCAGATGTGCCGTTTCATCACTGCTGCCTTCTTCTGCAACATGTACTGCTCAATAATGCTTATGACGACCATAAGCGTCGATCGCTTCCTAGCCGTGGTGTACCCCATGCAGTCCCTGGGGTGGCGTACACTGCCTCGTGCCTCACTGGTTTGTTTCATCATATGGCTTGTAGCAATAACCGGGGTTATACCTTTTCTCCTGCGAGAGCAAACAATGGAAATACCCAGGTTAAATATAACGACGTGCCACGATGTGCTGAGAGAATCCGAACTTCGCGGCTATTACGTCCACTTCTTCTCTATCTTCTCTTCTGTGTTTTTCATAGTGCCATTTATAATTTCTACTGTCTGTTATGTGTGTATAATTCGCTGTCTTAGTTCTTCCACCATTGTTGCAAAGCAAAATAAGAAGACACGTGCCTTGCTCTTGTGTGTggctgttttttctgtttttgttaTTTGCTTTGGACCAACAAATGTTCTCCTCTTAATTCATTACATCCATTTTTCGTATGACAACAGCTTAGAGTATATCTACTTTGCCTATCTACTCTGTGTTTCTATCAGCAGCATTAGCTGCTGCATTGACCCCTTTATTTACTACTATGCTTCTTCTCAGTATCAGAGACAATTTTTCAGTCTCTTCAATTGTAAAAAGACTTTTGATCCTAACATTAGTAACAGCAGTGGCCAGTTGATGTCTACCACTAGTACTAGAAGGGCTACATTGACTACTAATGTGAGTAACAGTGTCTACAGGAAATTACTAGCAATGCATTGA